A segment of the Manis javanica isolate MJ-LG chromosome 10, MJ_LKY, whole genome shotgun sequence genome:
TGAAGATCCAGCTGCCTCCTTTCAGGGCCTCACATGTTCCCAGACCCAAGGTAGCCCATCCACACACCCTGTTCCAATGGGCTGCAGAAATACCACCTCTTAGCACCAAGCCCAGACTGGCAGTGGGTACTGACTCAGTGCCGAGGGACAGACCTAGTTCCCTGAATGCCGGGGGATGGGGAGCTCCTTGTCATGACAGCTTTTAGAAGATGCTGGGGACCCACATCAGGGATGCAGTTGGGTGGGGGTCTCTGGTGAAGAGTCAGAGTGGGGTGTGCCCTGAGAGTCTGTGGTCCCGAAGCTGTGACCAAAATGCCTCAGGGGGCTGTGCCCAAGACTCAGCTAACCAAACTGTCATTAGGATCCCTGGGATGTAGTTCAAGTGCTCAGTCCTGAATCAGCCACTGTTctggtgaggtggggagggggcacaggtGGAGGACCACAGTCCTTGCACTTGGCCAAAGCTCCACACTCACAAGGTCACAGCCCCACAAGTCACAGCACAAAGACCCAGTGGCCAACTGATGTACTCATCTCATTGTCAGAAGGAGAAACAAAGGCCTGGGGCAGAGGGACAGGCCCAGGTCACAGAGTGCCATGTCAAAGCAAAGATGAAAACCATGCTGTCTTCCTCCATGGCCCCAGTGTGGTCTCCTTTTCTGCCATCCCAGTCTCACATGGGTCCAATGTTGGGTCCTATCCCTAGAGCATGCTTGTGGCCCACAGGCTCATTCCTATACCTGGGGATGATCTGCAAGAGCCAGGCCAGCCCCAGTCACTCAGAAGACATTGCCCCCACTGGTTGGAGCCCACACAAGTGCCCCCACACTCCAGCCAGGCCATGAGTGGCAAGACCTCCTGGGCAGGGGCCTGGCCATGAGAAACTTGTGGGGCTGGCAAAGGGGGCTTATCCCAGTGGGGGTGACTGAGGGGCTCAGGTGGGCTGCCCCTGGGCTTCCCAGGAGAGCTCTGGCACCCGAGGACAGAGCCCTGGGTGTAACCCCAGCACATCACATCCTGACCTTCCCAGAGTCCACCCTGTTGGGCTGTCGTAGAGGAAGAGGGGTGGCGGAAAAGATGTGCCGGCTGAGCAGCTGGCCCATGGGGTAGGGTGGGTGTGCTTAGGCTGAAAGCTGGGCATCAGGCTGAgcaggccctgcccacccccagggccTGACTGGCTGGCAGCTGGCAGCAGCCTATTGTAGCCCCTCCCAGCAGGAGCCaggacctcagggaggactttgtCCCTAAGCCCAGGTGCTACTGGTGGGTCTCCATGGGTGACTTGGGGAAGCTGTCCTCTTCTGAGCCCCAGTATACCCAGGCCTCCCTTGGGGTCAAATGCCAGGTAAGGATGgatgaggcaggggcaggggctggccctAGGGAGGCTGGGGAACCCCGATCACTGCAGGGGGCCTGTGTATGATTCAGAAGCCATATTGGTCATCCCCAGACTGGTTTATTGTACAAAGAACACCGCTGGGGAGCAGGCTGAGAGTTAGTATCCCTCACTAGCGGATCACAGCACACAGCTGGTAAGGGTATGGGGTCACTATGAACGTAGTGACACGGTGGTCGCTGGGGCGGGGCTGCCCAGCGGGCACCGAGAAGCTGAAGCGCTGCAGGAGGCAGGTGAAGAACAGGAACAGCTCCATGCGGGCCAGGGGCTCCCCTAGACACAAGCGGCGGCCTGCGGGTGCGTTGGAGGACTCAGTGAGCCTGGGGGCCTCGGCCCCACCCCTCCTAGAAtgcccagggaggggctggccaGCCCCGCACCCCACGGGCACCTGCTGAGAAGGGCATGAAGGCCTCCTGCTTGACGAAGCGCCCCTGGGCGTCCAGGAAGTGCTCGGGGTGGAAGCGGAAGGGCTTCTCCCACACGGTCTCGTCCTTCAGCACTGACGACAGGTTGGTGATGAGCGTCGTCCCCTGGAGGGACATGCCTGCATGGGTGGGGTCTCACTGGGGGACGCAGGCATCCCTGCTCCTGGCCACGAGTGGACacgctgtgcctggcacacatctGGACTCTTTCTGGTAACCCTGAGCCCAAGAAGCTCCTCGACACCCTCCCagtccccagggcagggcaggtgacCCGCCTCCCATGGGTGCactccctgtccctgtccctgctgCATAAACAGGCTCCTCcaacacagtgaggcacacttcACTTTGGCGGCCGCACCCGAGTGGGCCCTGAGTGGATAAGGCCGGCCCGCCTGCTGGCATCCCCACCTGCGCCCAGTGTGGCCTTCGGTACCTGTGGAAATGAGGGTCGGGTGGCTAGGGGTCCAGGCCTGGCCCCACCGTGCAGTGCCCATTGCTGGGGCTACCAGATGGCACTGATCTGTGGCAAGGAGGGCCACAAGCCTACCTTGGGGATGAGGAAGCCTTGCACGACAATGTCCTTAGTTGTCATGTGGGGCAAGTTCAGTGGGATGATGTCCCCAAAGCGCTGTACCTCATGGACCACGGCCATGGTGAAGGGCATGCGTGCCTGGTCCTGCATCTCCGGTCGCCGCACCTGCCCTATCACCTCATCGATCTCCTCTTGGACACGGCCTGGACAGTTAAGGGACCGCGCAGTGGTCAAAACTCACAGTGTTAGGTTCCAGCAGCCTGCTGACTCCTGGGTAGGGCTATGCACATTTGGAAGAGGGGGTCATGCTGAAGCCCAGCGTCTGCTCAGAGCTCCTAGTGGGCAAACCCGGCTGAgtgccccagcctctccctgtcCCCCATGCCCATCCCACCCCGCCCTCCAGCTGGGCTCACGCTGCACATCCGGGTGCAAGATCATGAGCAGCAGGGCCCAGGTCAGCGTGATCGAGGTGGTCACCATCCCGGCAAAGAACAAGTCAGCCACCACTAGGCGCAGGTTCTCCTCACTGAAGCTGCTCTTGGGGTTCCCCTTGGCCTGGGCCATACAGAGAGGGAGCATTCATGGGCAGGAGGCGGACCCCCAGATGGCCTCCAACTCTGCCCCTTTCAGCCCAGGTGGCCCATCACTGACTGATACATGGGTCACACCTTACTTGGCCTTTGCTTCGTGGCCCCCTAAATCCACACCCGCTGGTCCTGATCCTGGCACCTCACCTTCTCCACCTCATCCAGGAAGGCATCAGTCAGACCTCGGGGTGGCTGGTCCTGGTCTCGGGTGATCCTATTTTCGGCAATCAACTCATCCACCAGGTATAGGAAGGCTTTCTGACCTTGGAAGACCTTGCCAGACAGCCCTGGGATGTGCCGAAGCACGGGGAACATGTTCATCACCTGTGTGGGCCAAGATGTGGAGTCTAAGGTCATTCCTATGCTCGGGTGTCAACTGTACCAGTCAGGTCCCCTCTGCTCCAGGGCGACCCCTGGTACCTTCCTACTGGGGTCCTTGACCCATTCTGCTGGCCCTAGGACCAGAAGGATAAACAACCTAAAATGAGCTCAGGGGTTGGAGGGGCTTCCAGCAAAGGAGGTACAGTTTCCTTAGCCTTCTCTCAGGCTTCCTCGCCCTGAGCTGTCCTCTCCCAGCTCTGTCGTCTGCAATtccccacctccaggcctttCCTCTTGCAGTGGCCTCTCCTGGAATGCCCTCTCTCCATGCCTCTGTAGGAATGCTCCTTCGGGGAGGCACATTGCAGGGAGGAGGCCTCCCCCTAGGAGCTGTCTCTGCAGGGTTCTGTACCTGGTGCAGGAATCCTGTGCCCTCCTTCATTACATCCTCTGATAGGTCCAATAGCTTGAGGAAGCGCAGGTCGTTGTACTCGAAGCGGCGCCCGAAGGTGAGCGAAGTGATCACATTGCTCACCGCTTTATTCAGGAGCACACTGGGGCTAAAGGGGAGGCCTGGAAGGGACCGTGCAGGTGAGGGGGCCGCCTGCCTACCCTCCCAGCCTCAGCATCCCTGTGTCCAGCGCACCCTCCATACCTCAACACTCACCAAGGTGGTCAGCAAAGGCGGCACAGAGACATGAGGCCTCCTCGGTCACCCACTGCTCCAGTGACTTCTTGCCCAGGCCCAAGTTGCGCATGGTGGACACAGAGAAGCGCCTCTGCTCACGCCAGGCGCGCCCGTAGTGGGCCAGGATCacccctgggggtggggcagcagtATGGGCGGGGCTGAAGAAGTGTCTAAGCCCCGCCCACTGGATACTGGCTGCGAGGAGGCTCGTCTGCCACCCTGCGTCTGCCAATCAGGAATAGGCCgtgcctcctctttctctttggaCTTCCAGCCCGCTTCTGCGCAAGAACCGCTGTTGTTTCTGTCCCTCTTTTGATCAGGTCGTGCACGAGGTAGCACATTTGAGGAGGCCTCTCACCCTGCTCGCTGCCAGAACCGCCCACATTGGCATCACGCCAGGTACTTCCCCGCCAcactcctgccccagccctggaacCTAGAACTTCCTCCGTGCCCGGGGCCCAGCATTCACCATCACTTCTGTCTGCCCCACGTCGATACCCCCCGTTTTCCGGTCCCTGCCGGCCCAGGCCCCTTCCCGTGGGTGCCCCTTCCTAGCTTGCCTTGGGAGTGGGGCCCGAATCCCAGGAACTCTGTGAGGGGCATTGGTGGGCGGTCGGCTGTGTCCTCGCCGCAGTCCACCAGTGCCTCGCGCACAGCTGCCAGTCCATTGAGCACGACCATGGGCTTCCAGGCCATCTGCACACTGAACACGTCCCCGAAGCTGCACCGCAACTGCAGGCCGAGTGTCAAAGGCGTTGATCAAGCCCAGTGACACCAGGCTGCTGGCCCCAGACTCATGGCACTAATCTGGGGGAACCTCTGGGCCGCTGGCAGCTAACGGGTACAAGGGTGACATCTGGCTTTGAGACATTGGGGATCACATCCTTTATGGTTTAGGACCTCTCATTTTATCAGCCTACTCAGCTATGATTTTATAAAAGTCACCAAAATTGTTAGTAGGCCAGTTAGCATCCCACCGTATAGGTGAAGAAACGAAGTTCACAGGTGAGCAGTGAGACCCCAGGACTCACACATTTGAATGGGATCCTGTCTTTTCTCACCTGGATTTCAGGATTTAAAAGTGGCTCATGACTGCAGGTTTTACCCCATTTCTTTCTGATGTAATCAAAAGGGACTGGGGTTCACATACTTCCGTGCTGTCCAACTGGATCCCAAACCCACTGCCTAGTCTCATGCCCCTCCAGACCTTTCCACCTCTGACCCTTTGTAAACCAAAACTTACCTTGGTCCTGCACAGATGCCCCCCTGCGGGAAacctctctcctgcctcctcttcTGGGCCTAACTTTTCTCCAGCCTGTGACGTAACACACCACCCACTGACTGCTGCTAGGTGAAATCCCCAGGGCCTCTGCTGCCCTGCCCAAATGTGCCCATCATCCTCACCTGGCTAATGCTGTGAGGAAGGTCCTGGAAGTCCAGCTGCAGCAGGTTGCCCAGCCCAGGCAGCGGCAAGGGGCCGGGCGGGTAGCAGGGGGCCCAGCGTGTGCGCCGGTGCATCAGGTCCACCAGGAGCAGAAAGATGGCCAGGGCCACGGCCAAGGGCCA
Coding sequences within it:
- the LOC108407520 gene encoding cytochrome P450 2D14 isoform X1, which codes for MGLLSGDTLWPLAVALAIFLLLVDLMHRRTRWAPCYPPGPLPLPGLGNLLQLDFQDLPHSISQLRCSFGDVFSVQMAWKPMVVLNGLAAVREALVDCGEDTADRPPMPLTEFLGFGPHSQGVILAHYGRAWREQRRFSVSTMRNLGLGKKSLEQWVTEEASCLCAAFADHLGLPFSPSVLLNKAVSNVITSLTFGRRFEYNDLRFLKLLDLSEDVMKEGTGFLHQVMNMFPVLRHIPGLSGKVFQGQKAFLYLVDELIAENRITRDQDQPPRGLTDAFLDEVEKAKGNPKSSFSEENLRLVVADLFFAGMVTTSITLTWALLLMILHPDVQRRVQEEIDEVIGQVRRPEMQDQARMPFTMAVVHEVQRFGDIIPLNLPHMTTKDIVVQGFLIPKGTTLITNLSSVLKDETVWEKPFRFHPEHFLDAQGRFVKQEAFMPFSAGRRLCLGEPLARMELFLFFTCLLQRFSFSVPAGQPRPSDHRVTTFIVTPYPYQLCAVIR
- the LOC108407520 gene encoding cytochrome P450 2D14 isoform X2, which codes for MGLLSGDTLWPLAVALAIFLLLVDLMHRRTRWAPCYPPGPLPLPGLGNLLQLDFQDLPHSISQLRCSFGDVFSVQMAWKPMVVLNGLAAVREALVDCGEDTADRPPMPLTEFLGFGPHSQGVILAHYGRAWREQRRFSVSTMRNLGLGKKSLEQWVTEEASCLCAAFADHLGLPFSPSVLLNKAVSNVITSLTFGRRFEYNDLRFLKLLDLSEDVMKEGTGFLHQVMNMFPVLRHIPGLSGKVFQGQKAFLYLVDELIAENRITRDQDQPPRGLTDAFLDEVEKAKGNPKSSFSEENLRLVVADLFFAGMVTTSITLTWALLLMILHPDVQRRVQEEIDEVIGQVRRPEMQDQARMPFTMAVVHEGTTLITNLSSVLKDETVWEKPFRFHPEHFLDAQGRFVKQEAFMPFSAGRRLCLGEPLARMELFLFFTCLLQRFSFSVPAGQPRPSDHRVTTFIVTPYPYQLCAVIR